One stretch of Flavobacterium sp. 9 DNA includes these proteins:
- a CDS encoding methyltransferase domain-containing protein, with the protein MINKLNIGCGNDIKEGFVNLDIVQLPGVDIVCDIEKNQLPFEDNFFEYILCYDVLEHVEYIKVLKEIHRILKPGGIVEIRVPHFTSSNNFIDPTHKKMFSFRTFTFFIDNIRYNRNYYFDFQFSEMLYSKITFMRKNPLNWPFLIWVNINDTTRKIYEETFLRNFAPAYNVEVKLKK; encoded by the coding sequence ATGATAAACAAGCTTAATATTGGCTGCGGAAATGATATTAAAGAAGGATTTGTAAATTTAGATATAGTACAATTACCTGGTGTTGATATAGTTTGTGATATTGAAAAAAATCAACTTCCATTTGAAGACAACTTTTTTGAATATATTTTATGTTACGATGTTTTAGAACATGTCGAATATATAAAAGTTTTAAAAGAAATTCATCGGATTTTAAAACCCGGAGGAATTGTAGAAATTAGAGTTCCGCATTTTACATCGAGTAATAATTTTATAGATCCTACACATAAGAAAATGTTTTCGTTTAGAACATTCACTTTTTTTATTGATAATATTCGCTATAATCGTAACTATTATTTTGATTTTCAGTTTAGCGAAATGTTGTATTCAAAAATAACGTTTATGCGTAAAAACCCTTTAAATTGGCCATTTCTTATTTGGGTTAATATCAATGACACAACCAGAAAAATATACGAAGAAACATTTTTGCGCAATTTTGCCCCCGCATATAATGTTGAGGTGAAACTTAAAAAGTAA
- a CDS encoding DUF1294 domain-containing protein: MILIPMKVFFISLLFINIFVFILAGYDKNQARKNKRRIPENTLFFFEAIGGTIGLLTAMIFFRHKTSKSSFIIKFSAIVFIQILIAVLLFINNVNIFTIALFLSN; the protein is encoded by the coding sequence ATGATACTTATACCCATGAAAGTCTTTTTTATATCACTATTGTTTATAAACATCTTCGTTTTTATTCTTGCCGGATACGATAAAAATCAAGCCAGAAAAAATAAACGTAGAATTCCAGAAAATACATTGTTTTTCTTTGAAGCAATTGGCGGAACAATAGGTTTATTAACAGCTATGATTTTCTTTAGACATAAAACGAGTAAATCTTCTTTTATTATAAAATTCTCAGCAATTGTTTTTATTCAAATTTTAATTGCTGTTCTATTGTTTATTAACAACGTAAATATTTTTACAATTGCTTTATTTTTAAGTAATTAG
- a CDS encoding DUF2007 domain-containing protein, with protein MESFKTIAVFNYQHETVVLKHLLEQEEIPYFFENEITLSVAPMYSAALGGIKLKVHPNDFEEVQQILDNLNNPLKIV; from the coding sequence ATGGAAAGCTTCAAAACCATTGCAGTATTCAATTATCAGCACGAAACCGTAGTTCTCAAACACTTATTAGAACAAGAAGAAATTCCGTATTTTTTCGAAAACGAAATCACCCTTTCTGTGGCTCCAATGTATTCGGCTGCACTTGGCGGAATCAAACTCAAAGTTCATCCAAACGATTTCGAAGAAGTTCAGCAAATTCTAGACAATCTTAATAACCCACTTAAAATTGTTTAA
- a CDS encoding BRO family protein gives MSPVQLFEQKKVRSHYDADKEIWYFSVIDVIKILTDSLNPRDYWYKMKIRVKTEEGFELSTNCRQFKMIADDGKNRLTDTADTETLLRLIQSIPSPKAEPFKQWLAKVGYERLQELADPSQSLDRARENWQNLGRSEKWIQQRMTGQETRNKLTDYWKESGVEKKDEFAMLTNIIHKEWTGLSVKNHKEVKGLESQNLRDHMSDAELIFTALAELSTRQIAESDEAKGLLENAKASKKGGAIAKNARIALEDKTGKSVVTGENFLPPEKKKLE, from the coding sequence ATGAGTCCAGTACAATTATTTGAACAAAAAAAAGTAAGAAGTCATTATGATGCTGATAAAGAAATATGGTATTTCTCAGTAATTGATGTGATTAAGATTTTAACAGATAGCCTTAATCCAAGGGATTATTGGTATAAAATGAAAATTAGAGTCAAAACAGAAGAGGGATTTGAACTGTCGACAAACTGTCGACAGTTCAAAATGATAGCTGATGATGGAAAAAATCGACTCACAGATACTGCAGATACTGAAACTTTATTACGCTTAATTCAATCTATTCCTTCTCCAAAAGCAGAACCTTTTAAACAATGGCTGGCGAAAGTTGGTTATGAAAGACTTCAGGAATTGGCAGATCCTTCTCAAAGTTTAGATCGTGCTCGTGAAAACTGGCAAAATTTAGGTAGAAGTGAAAAATGGATTCAGCAAAGAATGACAGGGCAGGAGACTCGTAATAAATTGACTGATTATTGGAAAGAATCAGGAGTAGAGAAAAAAGACGAATTTGCAATGCTTACAAACATTATTCATAAGGAATGGACGGGATTATCAGTAAAAAATCATAAAGAAGTAAAAGGACTAGAATCTCAAAATTTGAGAGATCACATGTCTGATGCAGAATTGATTTTTACTGCTTTGGCAGAACTTTCAACTAGACAAATTGCTGAAAGTGATGAAGCAAAAGGACTTTTAGAAAATGCGAAAGCAAGCAAAAAAGGCGGTGCAATTGCAAAAAATGCAAGAATAGCTTTAGAAGATAAAACTGGAAAAAGTGTTGTAACAGGAGAAAATTTTCTGCCACCAGAGAAAAAAAAGCTGGAGTAA
- a CDS encoding peptidase: MAKKKFDFRKKLFIKNRLVILNEDTFEELFSFKLTLMNVFVVFSLGGIFLILITTFIIAFTPLREFIPGYSSSELKRNATELAIKSDSLETALKKNEAYINGIQKVLRGELEYAKFNKDSILAEVDEPSEVNMNASEEEIKLREEVSKVEKESVDKKQSKNKSDKK, encoded by the coding sequence ATGGCTAAGAAGAAATTCGATTTTAGGAAAAAATTATTTATCAAAAACCGATTGGTCATTTTGAATGAAGATACTTTTGAAGAGCTTTTTTCATTCAAATTAACGTTGATGAATGTCTTTGTTGTTTTTTCGCTTGGAGGAATATTTTTGATCTTAATAACTACTTTTATTATTGCTTTTACGCCTTTAAGAGAATTTATTCCAGGATATTCTTCTTCTGAATTAAAAAGAAATGCTACAGAATTGGCTATAAAATCTGATTCATTAGAAACGGCTTTAAAGAAAAATGAAGCTTATATAAACGGAATTCAAAAAGTATTAAGAGGCGAATTAGAATATGCTAAATTTAATAAAGATTCGATTTTAGCAGAAGTTGATGAACCTTCAGAAGTAAATATGAACGCTTCAGAAGAAGAAATAAAATTAAGAGAAGAAGTTTCAAAAGTGGAGAAGGAGTCTGTTGACAAAAAGCAAAGTAAAAACAAAAGTGACAAGAAATAA
- a CDS encoding GH3 auxin-responsive promoter family protein gives MSIKSVAAKLFATKIYYDTLAWSKKPVETQQEIFKGLINSARETEFGVDHHFDKIKTVHDFKKRVPIRDYEDLKPYIDKVRMGEKNILWKGKPLYFAKTSGTTSGAKYIPLTKESMPYHIEASRNAILHYIYETGNADFVDGKMIFLQGSPILVEKYGIKFGRLSGIGAHFVPKYLQKNRMPSWETNCIEDWETKIDAIVEETIEQDMTIISGIPSWVQMYFERLQEKSGGKKIGDLFKNFNLFIYGGVNYEPYRAKFENMIGRKVDSIELFPASEGFFAYQDSQKTKGMLLLLNSGIFYEFIKADEFFTENPKSYTVGEVEVGVNYALIISTNAGLWRYNIGDTVQFTSLFPHKVIVSGRIKHYISAFGEHVIANEVEKAMKEATEGTKIVINEFTVAPQINPSSGLPYHEWLVEFETEPENMDTFAEAIDASMRKQNIYYDDLITGSVLRKVVVTKVSKNGFQEYMKSQGKLGGQNKTPRLSNDRKIADNLK, from the coding sequence ATGTCTATTAAATCAGTAGCAGCAAAATTATTTGCAACCAAAATATACTACGATACTTTGGCTTGGTCCAAAAAACCGGTAGAAACTCAACAAGAAATATTCAAAGGTTTAATTAATAGTGCAAGAGAAACCGAGTTTGGCGTTGATCATCATTTTGATAAAATAAAAACCGTTCATGATTTCAAGAAACGTGTTCCAATTCGTGATTATGAAGATTTGAAACCTTATATTGATAAGGTTCGAATGGGCGAAAAAAATATTCTTTGGAAAGGAAAACCATTATATTTTGCTAAAACTTCAGGAACAACTTCCGGCGCAAAATATATTCCGTTGACCAAAGAATCAATGCCGTATCATATCGAAGCATCACGAAACGCGATTCTACATTATATATATGAAACTGGAAATGCTGATTTTGTTGATGGAAAAATGATTTTCTTGCAGGGAAGTCCAATTTTAGTTGAAAAATATGGAATCAAATTTGGAAGATTATCCGGAATTGGAGCACATTTTGTTCCAAAATATCTTCAAAAAAACCGAATGCCATCTTGGGAAACCAATTGTATTGAAGATTGGGAAACTAAAATAGATGCTATCGTCGAGGAAACAATCGAGCAGGATATGACTATTATTTCCGGAATTCCGTCGTGGGTTCAAATGTATTTTGAGCGTTTGCAGGAAAAAAGCGGAGGAAAGAAAATTGGCGATTTATTCAAGAATTTCAACTTGTTTATTTACGGTGGTGTAAATTATGAACCATATCGCGCGAAGTTCGAAAACATGATTGGGCGTAAAGTTGACAGCATTGAATTGTTTCCGGCTTCTGAAGGATTTTTTGCCTATCAGGATTCTCAAAAAACAAAAGGAATGTTGCTATTGTTGAATTCAGGAATTTTCTATGAATTCATAAAAGCCGATGAATTTTTTACTGAAAATCCAAAAAGTTATACAGTTGGCGAAGTTGAAGTTGGCGTAAATTATGCTTTAATTATTTCGACAAATGCAGGACTTTGGCGTTATAATATTGGAGATACTGTTCAATTTACTTCTTTGTTTCCGCATAAAGTTATTGTTTCTGGCCGAATCAAACATTACATTTCTGCTTTTGGAGAGCATGTTATTGCAAATGAAGTCGAAAAAGCGATGAAAGAAGCAACAGAAGGAACTAAGATTGTAATTAACGAGTTTACAGTTGCACCACAAATTAATCCTTCAAGCGGATTGCCGTATCACGAATGGTTGGTTGAATTTGAAACTGAACCGGAAAATATGGACACTTTTGCAGAAGCAATAGACGCTTCAATGAGAAAACAAAATATCTATTATGATGATTTGATCACCGGAAGTGTTTTGCGAAAAGTGGTTGTAACCAAAGTTTCTAAAAACGGATTTCAGGAATATATGAAATCTCAGGGAAAATTAGGAGGACAAAATAAAACGCCAAGATTATCGAATGATAGAAAGATTGCGGATAATTTGAAGTAA
- the rpiB gene encoding ribose 5-phosphate isomerase B yields MKISIGNDHAGPDYKKAIVTMLKAKGYEVTNYGTDSEDSVDYPDYGHPVANDVSEGKADFGIVICGSGNGIAMTVNKHPKVRAGLCWTKEIAYLTRLHNDANIVSIPARFTSIPQAVEIVETFLTTAFEGGRHQNRVNKIACQ; encoded by the coding sequence ATGAAAATTTCGATAGGAAATGACCACGCAGGACCAGATTATAAAAAAGCAATCGTAACGATGCTTAAAGCAAAAGGATATGAAGTAACTAATTATGGTACAGATTCTGAAGATTCTGTTGATTATCCTGATTATGGTCATCCGGTTGCAAATGATGTATCTGAAGGTAAAGCTGATTTTGGAATCGTTATCTGCGGAAGTGGAAACGGAATTGCAATGACTGTTAATAAACACCCGAAAGTTAGAGCTGGTTTATGCTGGACTAAAGAAATTGCTTATTTAACACGTTTACATAACGATGCAAATATTGTTAGTATTCCGGCGCGTTTTACGTCTATTCCTCAAGCAGTTGAAATCGTTGAAACGTTTTTAACAACTGCTTTTGAAGGTGGAAGACACCAAAACAGAGTGAATAAAATCGCTTGTCAATAA
- a CDS encoding Tex family protein, with amino-acid sequence MTNIQFIAKTVQTAAINIQNTVKLLEEDCTIPFISRYRKDTTGNLDEVQIEQIAKLHKEYEAIVKRKEAVLKSIEEQKSLTHELKQKIEQSFDLQEIEDFYLPYKKKKKTKADVAREFGLEPLAKIIMSENDVDVDFISTQYLNENVINEEAAMQGARDIVAEWINENIYVRKQLRRLYQRKATIGTKVVKKKAEEEGAQKFSQYFDWEEPLTKAPSHRLLAMLRAENEGFVKMKVDVDIDEAYDVIDEIIIKKQNSTTAHLQLAIEDSYKRLLNPAIGNETLQEAKAKADANSIQVFANNLGQLLLAPPLGEKRILAIDPGFRSGCKVVCLDEKGDLLYNETIYPHAPQNEEAMAIKKIRSMVNAYQIDAISIGNGTASRETEFFIKKIAFDKPLQVFIVSEAGASVYSASKIAREEFPNYDVTVRGSVSIGRRLSDPLAELVKIDPKAIGVGQYQHDVDQTKLKEELDNTVIRCVNSVGININTASKHLLSYVSGIGEKLAENIVQYRSENGPFEDRKQLKKVPRLGEKAYQQGAAFIRISNAKNPLDNSAVHPEAYPVVEKMAKDLKLSVNDLIANKEKTALIKAENYITPEIGLLTLKDIIKELEKPGLDPRKSAKVFEFDANVKSIKDLRTGMILPGIVNNITNFGCFVDIGIKESGLVHISQLKAGFVSDVNEVVKLHQHVDVKVTEVDEDRKRIQLTMVL; translated from the coding sequence ATGACTAATATTCAATTCATTGCCAAGACTGTTCAAACAGCAGCGATTAACATTCAAAACACGGTTAAATTATTAGAGGAAGATTGTACGATTCCGTTTATTTCGCGTTACCGAAAAGATACAACCGGAAATCTTGATGAAGTTCAGATTGAGCAAATTGCAAAACTTCATAAAGAATATGAAGCGATTGTAAAACGTAAAGAAGCAGTTCTTAAATCGATCGAAGAACAAAAATCGCTTACGCATGAATTGAAACAGAAAATTGAGCAAAGTTTTGATTTACAAGAGATAGAAGATTTTTATCTTCCGTATAAAAAGAAGAAAAAAACAAAAGCAGATGTTGCGCGCGAATTTGGTTTAGAACCATTGGCGAAAATCATTATGTCTGAAAATGATGTTGATGTAGATTTTATTTCGACACAATATCTTAATGAAAATGTTATTAACGAAGAAGCTGCGATGCAAGGCGCACGTGATATTGTTGCAGAATGGATTAACGAAAACATTTATGTTCGTAAACAATTAAGACGTTTATATCAGCGAAAAGCAACAATTGGAACCAAAGTTGTAAAAAAGAAAGCTGAAGAAGAAGGAGCACAAAAATTTAGTCAATATTTTGATTGGGAAGAACCTTTAACAAAAGCGCCTTCACACCGTTTATTAGCGATGCTTCGTGCAGAAAACGAAGGTTTTGTTAAGATGAAAGTTGATGTTGATATCGATGAAGCTTATGATGTTATTGACGAAATAATCATTAAAAAACAAAATAGTACAACGGCACATTTGCAATTAGCGATCGAAGATAGTTATAAACGATTATTGAATCCGGCGATTGGAAATGAAACGTTGCAAGAAGCAAAAGCAAAAGCCGATGCAAATTCTATTCAGGTTTTCGCGAATAATTTAGGTCAGCTATTATTAGCGCCGCCTTTGGGCGAAAAACGTATTTTGGCAATCGATCCAGGATTTAGAAGTGGTTGTAAAGTAGTTTGTCTGGACGAAAAAGGCGATTTATTATATAATGAAACTATTTATCCGCACGCGCCTCAAAATGAGGAAGCAATGGCGATCAAGAAAATCCGTTCGATGGTAAATGCGTATCAAATTGATGCAATTTCTATTGGGAACGGAACAGCTTCAAGAGAAACGGAATTTTTCATAAAAAAAATCGCGTTTGATAAACCGCTGCAAGTTTTCATCGTTTCTGAGGCTGGAGCTTCAGTATATTCGGCTTCAAAAATTGCGCGTGAAGAATTTCCTAATTATGATGTAACGGTTCGTGGATCAGTTTCGATCGGACGTCGACTTTCTGATCCTTTGGCAGAATTAGTAAAAATCGACCCAAAAGCAATTGGAGTTGGACAATATCAACATGATGTAGATCAAACTAAACTTAAAGAAGAATTAGATAATACCGTAATTCGTTGTGTGAACTCGGTTGGAATCAATATTAACACGGCAAGTAAACATTTACTAAGTTATGTGAGTGGAATAGGAGAGAAGCTTGCGGAAAATATCGTTCAATATCGTTCAGAAAATGGCCCGTTTGAAGATAGAAAACAGCTAAAAAAAGTGCCTCGCTTAGGCGAGAAAGCGTATCAGCAAGGTGCGGCTTTTATTAGAATTTCAAATGCTAAAAATCCGTTGGATAATTCGGCGGTACATCCAGAGGCTTATCCGGTTGTTGAAAAGATGGCAAAAGATTTGAAACTTTCGGTAAACGACTTAATTGCAAACAAAGAAAAAACAGCCTTAATTAAGGCCGAAAACTATATTACACCTGAAATTGGTTTACTTACATTAAAAGACATCATAAAAGAGCTTGAAAAACCTGGATTAGACCCAAGAAAGTCAGCTAAGGTTTTTGAATTTGATGCAAATGTGAAATCAATCAAAGATTTGAGAACCGGAATGATTCTGCCTGGAATTGTTAATAACATTACCAATTTTGGTTGTTTTGTAGATATCGGAATTAAAGAAAGCGGATTGGTTCACATTTCTCAATTGAAAGCTGGTTTTGTAAGTGACGTAAACGAAGTGGTAAAACTTCACCAACATGTTGATGTAAAAGTTACTGAAGTTGATGAAGATAGAAAGAGAATTCAGTTGACGATGGTTTTGTAA
- a CDS encoding O-antigen ligase codes for MKINTNNLKLILTVCLITFCIQTPDVKLGFVKISELLLLLITPFLLKKSINKFIFYFFVFFTIEMILGLIITSTHHFDILGPSKFKAPYVITIARYFELVTCISLCIITFRLFKNNTDQSKKIIDYLVNWNILITAFFFLVYILVKIGLLSIQNSIVVYDTNRLRGLYNEGGPFGLMLSFIFILTFFQQNTRYRFFKQLFLFIIIAFFARSKAGILFVVIWIALFNFEILKNKLRAFIFPIILVFLVGFYFLFMNVSSMYVTELNRVKQSVKERPTDINLILGRVSGVYIVPNMIEENPIFGIGLGNYPLLRNNAEYRSFFPKPPKESIDIDAHGFGGIIDIIVEMGILGFFFFMFIVYGVYYEIKNFNKGIVLLLGFILIYCFGVQIYFLYPWVLMAIILAYRNNYIDEISN; via the coding sequence GTGAAAATAAATACAAATAATCTTAAATTGATTTTAACGGTCTGTTTGATTACTTTTTGTATTCAAACGCCAGATGTTAAGTTAGGATTTGTAAAAATTTCTGAGCTTTTATTGTTGTTAATAACTCCATTTCTTTTAAAAAAATCAATCAATAAATTTATATTTTACTTTTTTGTTTTCTTTACTATTGAAATGATTCTTGGTCTTATTATTACTTCGACACATCATTTTGATATTCTTGGACCATCAAAATTTAAAGCGCCTTATGTTATTACTATTGCTCGTTATTTTGAATTAGTTACATGCATTAGTTTATGTATTATTACGTTTAGATTATTTAAAAATAATACAGATCAATCAAAGAAAATCATTGATTATTTAGTGAATTGGAATATTCTCATTACAGCATTCTTCTTTTTGGTATATATACTGGTCAAAATAGGTTTGCTATCGATACAAAATAGTATTGTTGTATATGATACTAATAGATTAAGAGGACTTTATAATGAAGGTGGCCCTTTTGGTTTAATGCTATCTTTTATTTTTATACTTACTTTTTTTCAGCAAAACACTAGATATAGATTTTTTAAGCAATTGTTTTTATTTATAATTATTGCTTTTTTCGCCCGATCTAAAGCAGGAATTTTGTTTGTTGTAATTTGGATTGCATTATTCAATTTTGAGATTTTAAAAAACAAATTAAGAGCCTTTATTTTTCCTATAATACTTGTTTTCTTAGTAGGGTTTTATTTTTTGTTTATGAATGTAAGTTCGATGTATGTAACGGAATTAAATAGGGTAAAACAATCCGTTAAAGAGCGACCTACAGATATTAACTTGATTTTAGGAAGAGTTTCAGGAGTTTATATTGTTCCGAATATGATAGAAGAAAATCCAATTTTTGGAATTGGTCTTGGAAATTATCCTTTATTAAGAAATAATGCCGAGTATCGAAGTTTTTTCCCTAAACCTCCAAAAGAATCTATAGATATTGATGCTCATGGATTTGGTGGAATTATTGATATTATTGTAGAAATGGGAATTCTGGGTTTTTTCTTTTTTATGTTTATCGTTTATGGCGTTTATTACGAAATAAAAAACTTCAATAAAGGAATTGTTTTATTGCTTGGTTTTATATTAATTTATTGTTTTGGTGTACAAATTTACTTTTTATATCCATGGGTGTTAATGGCTATTATTTTGGCCTATAGAAACAATTATATAGATGAAATTAGTAATTGA
- a CDS encoding oligosaccharide flippase family protein produces the protein MLKTKFSETIVANRRHINSSFFLFSINFVNFIYPLLISPIIIKKCGLEGFGLVILFQSIFIFIASITDYGFNINATRDVTLNENNREFVNKYFFTIGYTKAILFIIALLFSIAIYAFLPKANEYSFLYFSSLSILIGRAFNPLWILRALHKIKYFFYFFMVSKGVSFLIICFFLNDITNLFLVNLTIGLSDFLTCFFSVVILFFRLNWRFYKPNFLAIKNEIITGSTIFIQVISINANAYLNPMILGLFVNEYALGIYCVVEKIILVIKFCGSFIIQSIFPKACELAAKSIFDYKLFAQKLFIFLLISMIVAGLFLTGFSDLIVSYFLKTNRLACSNFLIYNAWIPLVVALNMVPYMTFMVFNNQKKITFIMIFSVLLNVVVNGFLSKKFGIYGMATGIYITEFFISISLWAILMLKFPKLNFLKNDKQA, from the coding sequence ATGCTTAAAACAAAATTTTCGGAAACTATTGTTGCAAATAGAAGGCATATTAATTCATCCTTTTTTTTGTTTTCGATTAATTTCGTCAATTTCATTTATCCGTTACTGATTTCTCCTATAATCATTAAAAAATGTGGACTTGAAGGTTTTGGTTTAGTTATTTTGTTTCAGTCTATTTTTATTTTTATTGCTTCAATTACAGATTATGGTTTTAATATTAATGCAACACGAGACGTTACATTAAACGAGAATAATAGAGAATTTGTAAACAAATATTTCTTTACAATAGGTTATACTAAAGCAATTTTATTTATAATAGCTCTTTTATTTTCAATAGCTATATATGCTTTTTTACCAAAGGCAAATGAGTATTCATTTTTATATTTCTCATCGTTGTCAATATTAATTGGCAGAGCTTTTAACCCATTATGGATATTACGGGCATTGCATAAAATCAAATATTTTTTTTATTTTTTTATGGTGAGCAAAGGGGTAAGTTTTTTAATAATTTGTTTTTTTCTCAATGATATAACCAATTTGTTTTTAGTGAATTTAACAATTGGATTATCTGATTTTTTAACTTGTTTTTTTTCAGTTGTTATCTTGTTTTTTAGATTGAATTGGCGTTTTTATAAACCAAATTTTTTAGCTATTAAGAATGAAATAATAACAGGATCTACCATTTTTATTCAAGTTATTTCTATTAATGCAAATGCTTATCTTAATCCTATGATTTTGGGATTATTTGTAAACGAGTATGCTTTGGGTATTTATTGCGTGGTCGAAAAAATTATATTGGTCATTAAGTTTTGTGGTTCTTTTATAATTCAAAGTATTTTTCCAAAAGCTTGTGAATTGGCTGCCAAAAGTATCTTTGATTACAAATTATTCGCTCAAAAACTATTTATCTTTTTATTAATCTCAATGATCGTAGCAGGACTATTCCTAACTGGTTTTTCAGATTTGATAGTCTCTTATTTTTTAAAAACCAACAGATTAGCGTGTAGCAATTTTTTAATTTATAATGCCTGGATTCCTTTAGTTGTTGCTTTGAACATGGTTCCATATATGACTTTTATGGTTTTTAACAATCAAAAAAAAATAACCTTTATCATGATATTTTCTGTATTATTGAATGTAGTTGTAAATGGATTTTTATCAAAAAAATTCGGAATCTACGGTATGGCAACAGGAATTTATATTACAGAATTCTTTATTTCGATATCTTTATGGGCAATTTTAATGTTGAAATTTCCAAAACTTAACTTTTTAAAAAATGATAAACAAGCTTAA
- a CDS encoding glycosyltransferase family 1 protein → MKLVIDIRLINASGIGTYLKNVIPGILHVFDEVLVLGNTHEIQFFEWSKDVKIIEFNAHIYSLKEQFQYPFIIPDCDILWCPHFNVPIFPVKARKIITTIHDVYHLTNNASISYLKKKYAGMLFKNAIKKSSLILTVSEFSKTEIFKYTNANSQKVEVVYCGVNRFLFENSKAEYNLKLPKNYILYVGNIKPHKNLIVLLKAYKTLSEEFKSKYKLVFIGKKDGFLTQENDIHTFIQSNNLQKDITFTGYVNDSDIPKIYHNAQLFVFPSLYEGFGLPILEALATGTKVLSSNAASLPEIGGEAVVYFDPNDNVGLAKLIKDNIEDLPKSEFLVAQGNKQLEKFTWEKSIEKHLSAFKKLE, encoded by the coding sequence ATGAAATTAGTAATTGATATTCGGTTAATAAATGCATCTGGTATTGGGACTTATTTAAAGAATGTAATTCCTGGGATTTTACATGTTTTTGATGAGGTTTTAGTATTAGGAAACACTCATGAAATTCAATTTTTTGAGTGGAGTAAAGATGTCAAAATAATTGAATTTAATGCTCATATTTATTCTTTAAAAGAGCAGTTTCAGTATCCATTCATAATTCCGGATTGTGATATTTTGTGGTGTCCACATTTTAATGTTCCAATTTTTCCGGTAAAAGCCCGAAAAATAATTACAACAATTCACGATGTTTATCATTTAACAAACAATGCTTCAATTTCATATTTAAAGAAAAAGTATGCTGGGATGTTGTTTAAAAATGCAATTAAAAAATCAAGTTTAATTTTGACAGTTTCAGAATTTTCAAAAACTGAAATTTTCAAATATACCAATGCTAATTCTCAAAAAGTTGAGGTTGTATATTGTGGTGTTAACAGATTTTTATTTGAAAATTCAAAGGCAGAATACAATCTTAAACTTCCTAAAAATTACATTTTGTATGTTGGGAATATAAAGCCACATAAAAATCTAATCGTTTTATTAAAAGCTTATAAAACGTTATCAGAAGAATTTAAATCAAAATATAAATTAGTTTTTATAGGTAAGAAAGATGGATTTTTAACTCAAGAGAATGATATTCATACTTTCATACAAAGTAATAATCTACAAAAAGATATTACATTTACAGGTTATGTAAATGATTCTGATATTCCGAAAATTTATCATAATGCACAATTATTTGTTTTTCCTTCACTTTACGAAGGCTTTGGATTACCCATTCTTGAAGCACTTGCAACTGGGACAAAAGTGTTAAGTTCAAATGCTGCAAGTTTGCCAGAAATAGGGGGTGAAGCTGTTGTTTATTTTGATCCAAACGATAATGTTGGGTTAGCCAAATTAATAAAAGATAATATTGAAGATTTGCCAAAGAGTGAATTTTTAGTTGCTCAGGGAAATAAACAATTAGAAAAATTTACTTGGGAAAAGTCGATAGAAAAGCATCTAAGTGCTTTCAAAAAATTAGAATGA